TAACGATCGAGTAGCTGGCCTTGAAAAAAAACCGAAACCCGGTTTCTGTGGTCTCGATACTTCATCGACGACCGCGCTCACTGCAGATCTCTCCGATCAACTCAGCTTAGCTTAGAACGTCAAGATAAATGCGCTCGGCGAACTTGGCCGGGTCGGTGCTTCGCTTGATGACGTTTACCGCCTTAAGTTCCTCGGTATAGAGTAAAAGTTGCTTTTTGAGCGACGCTCCAACGGGATGATTGTGGTGAGTATGGCTGCGATACATGGTGGCGAGGTCGTCTACGGATCCTCTCCCGCCGTAGCCCGAATAGATCGCTGCGGCGTCGGCGGGATCGCTGGCAGCTCGGTCTGCCGCCTCCAATATCGATTGTGTCAGAGCGGCCGCCACCGGTAATTCATTTCGGGTGAGACTGCCACGTATCGCGAGAACGCAGCAGGTGCGGTCGGCGAAATCATCAGTTAAGTTCGTCGCGATCTCGTTGAGCTTGCCTTCCTTGAGCCAGAGATAGGGCAGTGGATCGATCTCGGCTAGAGCCTGCACTTCGCCCTTATCGACGGCAAGCGCGAGCAGATTGGCTGGGTATTGGCGCCACTCTATCTCTTGGGTCGGATCGATGCCCTTTTTGGCGAGGAAGATCAAAAAGAAGTTCTTCGCTGGGCTCGCCTGATCGCTGATCCCGATAGCCTTGCCGCGCAGGGACTCCAGGCTGTCAATATTCGCAGCCTTGGAGCCGAGGAGCCGGATGCAGCCGCCGTGCACACCCGCGGTGATCCGAACGTCGAAACCTTGCTCCAGCGGTTTGAGCCAGCGCAGGGCCAACCCCAAACCGGCATCCGCCTTGCCAGTCGCGATCGCCTCTAACAACTGGTCGGTCGAACCGCCGAAATTGACGAAATCGACATCGAGGTTGTGCTTGGCGAAGATACCCCGTTCCTTCGCGACCGGCGCAGCAACCGTGCAGGCCGCGTTCGCGTTCCAGGCGAGTTTAAGCTGCCGGGGTGGGCCCAGCAGCTCTTCGGTGTTCGCCGCGGTGCGGCAAATAGGCAGCTCGGCAGAAATATAAGACAGCGATCCAGGCCCGGATGTCGTCAATGCACGAGCCGCTCCGAACATCCCAAACGGCGCCGCGGCGCCGAGGGTGCCCACTAAGGTGAGCACCGAGCGGCGGGAGAAGGCGCCCCGCTTCGCTTCGGGTAGACCTTTCGTTAAGTTGTTGCCAATTTTGTGCTTTTCCATGATGTCGCTCCCTCGCGTGGGTGGAACAAATCCATTGGAACCGGGTGCACTTTCGCGGAGGCTTGGCTCGCCCCTCTTTCGGCATCATCCGAGCCGATCTGCCTCACAAGTGTGAAATAGTTCACATTGGCGAAAAAAACTGGAAGGGTGTAGGTACGCGCCGATTAAAGGCACTTGTCAATCGCGTTGCCGACCTAATCGCGGCCGCATCTGTCGCATTGGTCGCGATCGGCGCGGGTAGATGATCGATATCTCCGTCGTGCGCGTGCACCAGCATGGAGCCTGCGTT
This portion of the Bradyrhizobium diazoefficiens genome encodes:
- a CDS encoding ABC transporter substrate-binding protein, yielding MEKHKIGNNLTKGLPEAKRGAFSRRSVLTLVGTLGAAAPFGMFGAARALTTSGPGSLSYISAELPICRTAANTEELLGPPRQLKLAWNANAACTVAAPVAKERGIFAKHNLDVDFVNFGGSTDQLLEAIATGKADAGLGLALRWLKPLEQGFDVRITAGVHGGCIRLLGSKAANIDSLESLRGKAIGISDQASPAKNFFLIFLAKKGIDPTQEIEWRQYPANLLALAVDKGEVQALAEIDPLPYLWLKEGKLNEIATNLTDDFADRTCCVLAIRGSLTRNELPVAAALTQSILEAADRAASDPADAAAIYSGYGGRGSVDDLATMYRSHTHHNHPVGASLKKQLLLYTEELKAVNVIKRSTDPAKFAERIYLDVLS